A stretch of Myxococcus hansupus DNA encodes these proteins:
- a CDS encoding sensor histidine kinase: MSEPPSSRPPSSAAPARTDAFLSEASRLLAESLDWEQTLATVVRLAVREWADVALLDVVEDDGRVCLGAFATRVPAWQRELEQRPPRPGPWSRGAAWDAALKDGVARWVTVPGGPALTAHAEPPRTPDGGTPHALYLLPLRKGPRSLGLLTLSFTEPHAQDTARVREAAEDFAHRAALALANAREHREALEGLRQRDLRLASMRAFLDAAPVGMALFDQDLRCVRANPKQAALNRLPTEAHPGRTLLELLGPRAAPVEVMMREVMHTGVPVVDQLLTDAGDGERRHFRVTHFPVVAGDTRVGVGTTVTEVTEQKVEEERLRFLAEATARLSHSLDWRTTLRTAAQLLVGGKLADYCTVDVLADDGRGLERVEALASDAATQQLLHDALRFPPPPGSRSPIRHVLETGRPMLAAHIDPAWRDALSLSPEHRKLMEALGGHSAMFVPLVARGRCLGVLSVVSQDPNRRYQDRDLDFLEDLASRTALAVDNAWLYREASRAVAARDEFVAIATHELRTPLSALQLQLASLLRAVDKGLPMPPERLHQGLASTQRQAERLSHLVTHLFEVARISTGRLDVEREDVDLSALVHRLVARMEEALVAAGCAPVTHANTPVIAHVDRLRVEQVLMNLLSNAMKYAPGQPVELSVDVEAGAALVVVRDWGPGIPAGAAPRIFERFERATGEHARASLGLGLYISRQIARAHGGDLTVETPSLGPGARFVLRLPLGEVPPAPTSSP; this comes from the coding sequence ATGTCCGAGCCTCCCTCCTCCCGGCCCCCGTCCTCCGCCGCTCCGGCGCGGACGGACGCGTTCCTCTCCGAAGCCAGCCGCCTGCTCGCGGAGAGCCTGGACTGGGAACAGACGCTGGCCACCGTGGTCCGGCTGGCCGTGCGCGAATGGGCGGACGTGGCCTTGCTGGACGTGGTGGAGGACGACGGCCGGGTCTGCCTGGGCGCCTTCGCCACCCGCGTCCCCGCGTGGCAGCGGGAGCTGGAGCAACGGCCGCCGCGTCCGGGGCCCTGGAGCCGGGGCGCGGCGTGGGATGCTGCGCTGAAGGACGGCGTCGCGCGGTGGGTGACGGTCCCCGGCGGACCCGCGCTGACGGCGCACGCCGAGCCGCCGCGCACGCCGGACGGGGGCACGCCGCACGCGCTCTACCTGTTGCCCCTGCGCAAGGGGCCGCGCTCACTCGGCCTCCTCACGCTCTCCTTCACCGAGCCCCACGCGCAAGACACCGCGCGGGTGCGCGAGGCGGCGGAGGACTTCGCCCACCGGGCCGCGCTCGCGCTGGCGAATGCCCGTGAGCACCGGGAGGCCCTGGAGGGGTTGCGCCAACGGGACCTGCGGCTCGCGAGCATGCGGGCGTTCCTGGACGCCGCGCCAGTGGGCATGGCCCTCTTCGACCAGGACTTGCGCTGCGTGCGCGCGAACCCGAAGCAAGCGGCCCTCAACCGGCTGCCGACGGAAGCCCACCCGGGCCGCACCTTGCTGGAGCTGTTGGGCCCCCGGGCCGCGCCCGTGGAAGTGATGATGCGCGAGGTGATGCACACCGGCGTGCCGGTGGTGGACCAGCTCCTGACGGACGCGGGGGACGGCGAGCGGCGCCACTTCCGCGTCACCCACTTCCCGGTGGTGGCCGGCGACACGAGGGTGGGCGTGGGCACCACCGTCACCGAGGTGACGGAGCAGAAGGTGGAGGAGGAGCGGCTGCGCTTCCTCGCCGAGGCCACCGCGCGCCTGTCCCACTCGCTGGACTGGCGCACCACGCTGCGCACCGCCGCGCAGCTCCTGGTGGGCGGGAAGCTGGCGGACTACTGCACCGTGGACGTGCTCGCCGACGACGGCCGGGGACTGGAGCGCGTGGAGGCCCTGGCCAGCGACGCCGCCACCCAGCAGCTCCTCCACGACGCCCTGCGCTTTCCGCCGCCGCCCGGCTCACGCTCGCCCATCCGCCACGTGCTGGAGACGGGCCGCCCCATGCTCGCCGCGCACATCGACCCGGCGTGGCGGGACGCCCTCTCGCTGTCCCCAGAGCACCGCAAGCTGATGGAGGCGCTGGGCGGACACTCCGCGATGTTCGTGCCGCTGGTGGCGCGCGGACGCTGCCTGGGGGTGCTCAGCGTCGTCTCCCAGGACCCGAACCGGCGCTACCAGGACCGGGACTTGGACTTCCTGGAGGACCTCGCGTCCCGCACCGCGCTCGCCGTGGACAACGCCTGGCTGTACCGCGAGGCGTCCCGGGCCGTGGCCGCGCGCGACGAGTTCGTGGCCATCGCCACCCATGAGCTGCGCACGCCCCTGTCCGCGCTCCAGCTCCAGCTCGCCTCGCTGCTGCGCGCCGTGGACAAGGGCCTGCCCATGCCACCGGAGCGGCTGCACCAGGGCCTGGCCAGCACGCAGCGCCAGGCGGAGCGGCTGTCCCACCTGGTGACGCACCTGTTCGAGGTGGCGCGCATCAGCACCGGCCGCCTGGACGTGGAGCGCGAGGACGTGGACCTGTCCGCGCTGGTGCACCGGCTGGTGGCTCGCATGGAGGAGGCCCTGGTGGCGGCTGGCTGCGCCCCGGTGACGCACGCGAACACGCCCGTCATCGCCCACGTGGACCGGCTCCGCGTGGAGCAGGTCCTGATGAACCTGCTGTCCAACGCGATGAAGTACGCGCCGGGCCAGCCGGTGGAGCTGTCCGTGGACGTGGAGGCCGGGGCCGCGCTCGTGGTCGTGCGCGACTGGGGCCCTGGCATCCCCGCCGGCGCCGCGCCGCGCATCTTCGAGCGCTTCGAGCGCGCCACCGGCGAGCACGCGCGCGCCAGCCTGGGCCTGGGGCTCTACATCTCCCGCCAGATTGCCCGCGCCCACGGCGGAGACCTCACGGTGGAGACGCCGTCACTGGGCCCCGGCGCGCGCTTCGTGCTGCGCCTGCCCCTGGGCGAGGTGCCGCCAGCTCCCACGTCCTCCCCTTGA
- a CDS encoding HAD family hydrolase, translating into MAIACVVLDFDGTFTDVAAESAPFLLHFRQGLAAALGEDLEAAWEEEVAALRAGADSLGWDLGGRVVAPATADPYLTATCAAHRLMQRFGKGLDEAARSDVVQKLYREAYAHSATAFKPEAKEVLEALVATGLPVTVVTNAHTDLVEKKLDELAPQGREKLTVSGDARKFLLDPPDAPDARFATVPETQTLDGVLRRPVYLRRGRYFEALKRVWERTGTTPEQTLVAGDIFELDLALPAALGAQVQLVSRDNVLPYELKAMELLGARGGADRSLHAVVRRVR; encoded by the coding sequence ATGGCGATTGCGTGCGTGGTGTTGGACTTCGACGGAACCTTCACGGACGTGGCGGCGGAGAGCGCGCCCTTCCTGCTGCATTTCCGGCAGGGATTGGCGGCGGCGCTGGGTGAGGATTTGGAGGCCGCGTGGGAGGAAGAGGTCGCCGCGTTGCGCGCGGGCGCGGACTCGCTGGGCTGGGATTTGGGCGGCCGGGTGGTGGCGCCCGCCACGGCGGACCCGTACCTGACGGCCACCTGCGCGGCGCACCGCCTGATGCAGCGCTTCGGGAAGGGCCTGGACGAGGCCGCGCGCTCCGACGTGGTGCAGAAGCTCTACCGCGAGGCCTACGCGCACTCGGCCACCGCCTTCAAGCCGGAGGCGAAGGAGGTGCTGGAGGCGCTGGTGGCCACGGGCCTGCCGGTGACGGTGGTGACGAACGCGCACACCGACCTGGTGGAGAAGAAGCTGGACGAGCTCGCCCCCCAGGGCCGCGAGAAGCTCACGGTGTCCGGCGACGCGCGCAAGTTCCTCCTGGACCCGCCGGACGCGCCGGACGCGCGCTTCGCCACGGTGCCAGAGACGCAGACGCTGGACGGCGTGCTGCGCCGCCCCGTGTACCTGCGCCGGGGCCGCTACTTCGAGGCCCTCAAGCGCGTCTGGGAGCGCACGGGCACCACGCCGGAGCAGACGCTGGTGGCCGGTGACATCTTCGAGCTGGACCTCGCGCTGCCGGCCGCGCTGGGCGCGCAGGTGCAGTTGGTGTCCCGCGACAACGTGCTGCCCTACGAGCTGAAGGCCATGGAGCTGCTGGGCGCGCGCGGCGGCGCGGACCGCAGCCTGCACGCGGTGGTGCGGCGCGTGCGCTGA
- the atpA gene encoding F0F1 ATP synthase subunit alpha, giving the protein MEIRADEISRIIREQIKDYGKKVTVAETGTVLSVGDGIARIYGLEGALAGELVEFTNGVQGLVLNLEEDNVGVAIMGDFQAIREGDTVKRTQQIASVPVGKELLGRVVDPLGKPLDGKGPIAATETRRLEVKAPGIVSRKSVHEPLQTGIKALDALVPVGRGQRELIIGDRQTGKTAVAIDTIINQKGLNVYCIYVAIGQKQSTVAQVVEKLNRFGAMEYTTVVASNASDPAPMQFFAPYAGVAMGEYFRDNKMHALIVYDDLSKQAVAYRQLSLLLRRPPGREAYPGDVFYVHSRLLERAAKLSDEEGAGSLTALPIIETQAGDVSAYIPTNVISITDGQIFLETDLFFAGVRPAINVGLSVSRVGSAAQIKAMKQVAGTMKLELAQYRELAAFAQFGSDLDKATQETLARGARMVELLKQGQYEPMPVEKQVMQIFAATNRDDPKKRGWIRDIPVADVVRWMREFLEFADGKHPNVAKDLGAKRELTADIKAALAKAITEFNEVFQPTPGAKV; this is encoded by the coding sequence ATGGAAATCCGCGCCGACGAGATCAGCAGAATCATCCGGGAGCAGATCAAGGACTACGGGAAGAAGGTCACCGTCGCGGAGACGGGTACCGTGCTGTCCGTCGGTGACGGTATCGCGCGTATCTACGGCCTCGAGGGGGCGCTCGCCGGTGAGCTCGTGGAGTTCACCAACGGCGTGCAGGGCCTCGTGCTGAACCTCGAGGAGGACAACGTCGGCGTCGCCATCATGGGCGACTTCCAGGCCATCCGCGAAGGCGACACCGTCAAGCGCACCCAGCAGATTGCGTCCGTGCCCGTGGGCAAGGAGCTGCTCGGCCGCGTGGTGGACCCGCTCGGCAAGCCGCTGGACGGCAAGGGCCCCATCGCCGCCACCGAGACGCGCCGTCTCGAGGTGAAGGCGCCCGGCATCGTGTCCCGCAAGAGCGTGCACGAGCCCCTGCAGACGGGCATCAAGGCGCTGGACGCGCTGGTGCCGGTGGGCCGCGGTCAGCGCGAGCTCATCATCGGTGACCGCCAGACGGGCAAGACGGCCGTCGCCATCGACACCATCATCAACCAGAAGGGCCTGAACGTTTACTGCATCTACGTGGCCATCGGCCAGAAGCAGTCGACGGTCGCCCAGGTGGTGGAGAAGCTGAACCGCTTCGGCGCCATGGAGTACACCACGGTGGTGGCGTCCAACGCCTCCGACCCGGCCCCCATGCAGTTCTTCGCGCCGTACGCCGGCGTGGCCATGGGCGAGTACTTCCGCGACAACAAGATGCACGCGCTCATCGTGTACGACGACCTGTCCAAGCAGGCCGTGGCGTACCGTCAGCTCTCGCTGCTGCTCCGCCGCCCGCCCGGTCGCGAGGCCTACCCCGGCGACGTGTTCTACGTGCACAGCCGCCTGCTGGAGCGCGCCGCCAAGCTGTCCGACGAGGAGGGCGCCGGTTCGCTCACCGCGCTCCCCATCATCGAGACCCAGGCCGGTGACGTGTCGGCGTACATCCCGACGAACGTCATCTCCATCACCGACGGGCAGATCTTCCTCGAGACGGACCTCTTCTTCGCCGGCGTCCGCCCGGCCATCAACGTGGGCCTCTCCGTGTCCCGCGTCGGTTCGGCCGCGCAGATCAAGGCCATGAAGCAGGTCGCCGGCACCATGAAGCTGGAGCTCGCGCAGTACCGCGAGCTGGCCGCCTTCGCCCAGTTCGGCTCCGACCTGGACAAGGCCACCCAGGAGACGCTGGCGCGCGGCGCCCGCATGGTCGAGCTGCTCAAGCAGGGCCAGTACGAGCCCATGCCCGTCGAGAAGCAGGTCATGCAGATTTTCGCCGCCACCAACCGCGACGACCCCAAGAAGCGCGGCTGGATTCGCGACATCCCGGTGGCCGACGTGGTCCGCTGGATGCGTGAGTTCCTGGAGTTCGCCGACGGGAAGCACCCGAACGTCGCCAAGGACCTGGGCGCGAAGCGCGAGCTGACCGCCGACATCAAGGCGGCGCTGGCCAAGGCCATCACGGAGTTCAACGAGGTCTTCCAGCCGACGCCGGGCGCCAAGGTCTAA
- a CDS encoding PAS domain-containing sensor histidine kinase, with protein MAQSLLHRYSEGPSSLAAPEEVRPFLGALLQAAGCGVALLDRDFRAQWVNTALAALSGLEPRVHLGRPLSELWPHVAPALSPLLARALAGEDVVEAPLRGVLASSAGEKHLRVGLSPAIHGGALAGVVLWVRDETERVLEEQRLRARESHMRSLADVACDGHFLHDNGVVLDANRAMAQLLGYSTPSEMIGRHLSEYVAPEFRSQVGLVLSRGLETPYEVVVLRRDGQRLPLEVLGRFVTWEGRQVRLAAVWDISSRRAAEERTAHTEQFRNQLLGVVDTEMRGPLQSIQQGTHTLQQMDGLQDVQRTLVGQVSHAARRMERMLHELMDFTRARLAGGLVLRPEPAELDAVVSRVVEERRRTHPRRTLLMELEGDLRGHWDAARLGQLADHLLGNVLQQGRAESPVTLRLAGAVGGVTLCVHSHGLTVAAEEHSSLFEPFRKDRSAPPEGLGLGLFLARQIAIAHGGKLAVESCAQGGVRFIAWLPRESAH; from the coding sequence ATGGCGCAGTCCCTACTCCACCGGTATTCCGAAGGTCCGTCCTCGCTGGCGGCACCGGAGGAAGTGCGGCCCTTCCTGGGCGCGCTTCTCCAGGCGGCGGGGTGTGGCGTGGCCCTGCTGGACCGGGACTTCCGCGCCCAATGGGTGAACACCGCGCTGGCGGCGCTGTCCGGCCTGGAGCCGCGCGTGCACCTGGGCCGCCCGCTGTCGGAGCTGTGGCCGCACGTGGCGCCGGCCCTGTCGCCGCTGCTGGCCCGGGCCCTGGCGGGAGAGGACGTGGTGGAGGCCCCGCTGCGGGGCGTGCTGGCCTCGTCCGCCGGTGAGAAGCACCTGCGGGTGGGCCTGTCCCCCGCGATTCATGGCGGAGCCCTGGCGGGCGTGGTGCTGTGGGTGCGCGACGAGACGGAGCGCGTGCTGGAGGAGCAGCGGCTGCGCGCGCGCGAGTCGCACATGCGCAGCCTGGCGGACGTGGCGTGCGACGGACACTTCCTGCACGACAACGGCGTGGTGCTGGACGCCAACCGCGCGATGGCGCAGCTTCTGGGCTACTCGACGCCGTCGGAGATGATCGGCCGGCACCTGTCGGAGTACGTGGCCCCGGAGTTCCGCTCCCAGGTGGGCCTGGTGCTCAGCCGCGGGCTGGAGACGCCCTACGAGGTGGTCGTCCTGCGTCGGGACGGGCAGCGGCTGCCCCTGGAGGTGCTGGGGCGCTTCGTGACGTGGGAGGGCCGCCAGGTGCGGCTGGCCGCCGTCTGGGACATCAGCAGCCGCAGGGCCGCCGAGGAGCGCACGGCCCACACCGAGCAGTTCCGCAACCAGTTGCTGGGCGTGGTGGACACGGAGATGCGGGGGCCCCTGCAGTCCATCCAGCAGGGCACCCACACCCTGCAGCAGATGGACGGCCTGCAGGACGTCCAACGCACCCTGGTGGGCCAGGTGTCCCACGCCGCCCGGCGCATGGAGCGGATGCTCCACGAGCTGATGGACTTCACCCGCGCGCGGCTGGCGGGCGGGCTGGTGCTGCGGCCCGAGCCCGCCGAGCTGGACGCCGTCGTCTCCCGCGTGGTGGAGGAGCGGCGCCGGACGCACCCGCGGCGCACCCTCCTCATGGAGCTGGAGGGCGACCTGCGCGGCCACTGGGACGCCGCGCGGCTGGGCCAGTTGGCGGACCACCTGCTGGGCAACGTCCTCCAGCAGGGCCGGGCGGAGTCCCCGGTGACGCTGCGGCTGGCGGGCGCGGTGGGGGGCGTCACCCTGTGTGTGCACAGCCACGGGCTCACGGTGGCCGCCGAGGAGCACTCCTCCCTGTTCGAGCCCTTCCGCAAGGACCGCTCCGCGCCCCCGGAGGGCCTGGGGCTGGGCCTGTTCCTGGCGCGGCAGATCGCCATCGCGCATGGCGGCAAGCTGGCGGTGGAGTCCTGCGCCCAGGGCGGCGTGCGGTTCATCGCCTGGCTGCCCCGCGAGTCGGCGCACTGA
- the atpH gene encoding ATP synthase F1 subunit delta, whose product MVNVSIARRYARALLDVASEAGRTDAVAEQLTAFADVIAKNAELTDVLVNPAYTREQRLLVVESVMKAVPGGLEPTLTNTLRLLVDRNRLGYLSDIARLFRDMADARAGRVRGHVTSASPLPSDALAQLQQTLQQLTQRDVLLETRVDPSLLGGVAAQVGSILYDGSIRTQLEEMRRELKQR is encoded by the coding sequence ATGGTCAACGTGTCGATTGCCCGCCGCTACGCCCGCGCCCTTCTCGATGTCGCTTCGGAGGCGGGCCGCACCGACGCCGTCGCCGAGCAGCTCACCGCTTTCGCCGACGTCATCGCGAAGAACGCCGAGCTGACCGACGTGCTCGTCAACCCCGCCTACACCCGCGAGCAGCGCCTGCTCGTGGTGGAGTCGGTGATGAAGGCCGTCCCGGGCGGTCTGGAGCCCACGCTGACCAACACCCTCCGGCTGCTGGTGGACCGCAACCGGCTGGGTTACCTGTCCGACATCGCCCGCCTCTTCCGTGACATGGCGGATGCCCGCGCCGGACGCGTCCGGGGCCACGTCACCAGCGCCTCCCCGCTGCCCTCGGATGCCCTGGCCCAGCTCCAGCAGACGCTCCAGCAGCTCACCCAGCGCGACGTCCTGTTGGAGACGCGCGTGGACCCCAGCCTCCTGGGCGGCGTCGCCGCGCAGGTGGGCAGCATCCTCTACGACGGGAGCATCCGCACCCAGCTCGAGGAGATGCGCCGCGAGCTGAAGCAGCGCTGA
- a CDS encoding Hsp70 family protein, whose product MHDPVIGIDLGTTNSAVATVEDGRPRLIPARAGGRLTPSTLGVNSAGERVVGVAAQALAEEHPDSVVWATKRFLGRRFTPELVQEAKALVPYPLVSGPSGDARVRLAGKVMPVTQVSAMILGELALDAQAHFGRPVTKCVITVPANFDDNQRQATREAATIAGLDVVRLVNEPTAAALAYGLSRGFEGNALVFDLGGGTFDVSILEVKSGVFEVKATGGDPKLGGEDFDQRIVQWLLAQVDDELRHVVSQDAQSLRRLKVAAESAKRELTDKDEASIYVAGLGDHTAPGKRMVELETVLTRSFFETLSEPLSRRCLDVCESVMREAKMDPHAVDVVLLVGGMTRVPLVRRLVADFFGRAPSTDVHPDEAVALGAAVQADELIRQSGQALLLDVATQSLGVGVMGGRVKRLIPKNTGVPVVARDIFYPGSSGQQEARIPVYQGESEFQDENYKLGEVVLKRLHVAARGDVPLEVVFELSSEAILSVKATDLTTGNMEAVRLEARAGLPQGEAEKLGAEQAHYARSQGVVDSKRAEELFRKLLERGEKLARLLQRSAKENPSPEAEATLGTVQRLLDGGRNALDSGNAAQCAVIARQLTRLLSGRQEPRA is encoded by the coding sequence ATGCACGACCCCGTCATCGGCATTGACCTGGGTACCACCAACAGCGCCGTGGCGACCGTGGAAGACGGACGCCCGCGCCTGATTCCCGCGCGCGCGGGCGGTCGGTTGACGCCGTCCACCTTGGGCGTGAACTCCGCTGGTGAACGCGTGGTGGGCGTCGCCGCGCAAGCGCTGGCTGAAGAGCACCCGGACTCCGTGGTGTGGGCCACCAAGCGGTTCCTCGGGCGCCGCTTCACGCCAGAGCTGGTGCAGGAGGCGAAGGCGCTCGTTCCCTATCCCCTGGTGTCGGGCCCGTCGGGTGACGCGCGCGTGCGGCTGGCGGGGAAGGTGATGCCCGTCACGCAGGTCTCCGCGATGATTCTGGGCGAGCTGGCCCTGGACGCGCAGGCGCACTTCGGCCGCCCCGTCACCAAGTGCGTCATCACCGTTCCGGCCAACTTCGACGACAACCAACGGCAGGCCACGCGCGAGGCGGCCACCATCGCCGGGTTGGACGTGGTGCGGCTGGTGAACGAGCCCACCGCCGCGGCGCTGGCGTATGGCCTGTCGCGCGGCTTCGAGGGCAACGCGCTCGTCTTCGACCTGGGCGGCGGCACCTTCGATGTGTCCATCCTCGAGGTGAAGTCCGGCGTCTTCGAGGTGAAGGCGACCGGCGGTGACCCGAAGCTGGGCGGCGAGGACTTCGACCAGCGCATCGTCCAATGGCTGCTGGCCCAGGTGGACGACGAGCTCCGCCACGTGGTGTCGCAGGACGCGCAGAGCCTGCGCCGCCTGAAGGTGGCCGCCGAGTCCGCCAAGCGCGAGCTCACCGACAAGGACGAGGCGTCCATCTATGTCGCCGGGCTGGGGGACCACACCGCTCCTGGCAAGCGCATGGTGGAGCTGGAGACGGTGCTCACGCGCTCCTTCTTCGAGACGCTGTCCGAGCCGCTGTCGCGTCGCTGCCTGGACGTCTGCGAGTCGGTGATGCGCGAGGCGAAGATGGACCCGCACGCGGTGGACGTGGTGCTGCTGGTGGGCGGCATGACGCGCGTGCCGCTGGTGCGGCGGCTGGTGGCGGACTTCTTCGGCCGCGCGCCCTCCACGGACGTGCACCCGGACGAGGCCGTCGCGCTGGGCGCCGCGGTGCAGGCCGACGAGCTCATCCGCCAGTCCGGACAGGCGCTGCTGCTGGACGTCGCCACCCAGAGCCTGGGCGTGGGCGTCATGGGCGGCCGCGTGAAGCGGCTCATCCCGAAGAACACCGGCGTGCCCGTGGTGGCGCGCGACATCTTCTACCCGGGCAGCTCCGGCCAGCAGGAAGCGCGCATCCCCGTGTACCAGGGCGAGAGCGAGTTCCAGGACGAGAACTACAAGCTGGGCGAAGTGGTGCTCAAGCGCCTCCACGTCGCCGCGCGCGGAGACGTGCCGCTGGAGGTCGTCTTCGAGCTGTCCAGCGAGGCGATTCTCTCCGTCAAGGCCACCGACCTGACCACCGGCAACATGGAGGCGGTGCGGCTGGAGGCCCGTGCGGGGTTGCCCCAGGGCGAGGCGGAGAAGCTGGGCGCGGAGCAGGCCCACTACGCGCGCTCGCAGGGCGTGGTGGACTCGAAGCGCGCGGAGGAGCTGTTCCGCAAGCTGCTGGAGCGGGGCGAGAAGCTGGCGCGGCTGCTCCAGCGCAGCGCGAAGGAGAACCCCAGCCCGGAGGCCGAGGCCACCCTGGGCACCGTGCAGCGCCTGCTGGACGGCGGCCGCAACGCGTTGGACAGCGGCAACGCCGCGCAGTGCGCCGTCATCGCCCGTCAGCTCACCCGGCTGTTGTCCGGACGCCAGGAGCCCCGCGCCTGA
- a CDS encoding TIGR02266 family protein, translated as MSPPPARDTVFVVDDSRTAREVVRLHLSRLGCEAVALEGGEACMAELARRVPSLILLDLRMERMQGDEVCRLVKAHPAGRNVPVIMFTSGGEPHEVMHCWRAGADDFLPKPVALGALEAKLAAVRQSRERALEPLARGRRVLLVEGGRFLHTFLGGSLEQEGLHVLYARDMGDAANLAAEHGARLDGFVVDVSRTPREALALATKLRDAHPRKPLVLLSRAEESQEVLSRAQALGGAPLLEKRHMGADELLARVLGRLLPGHTPLRAAERVPFFTVVEFSQPTGTVLSGFSHDAGPGALFVRTLTPAREGTRLSLKVLLAGQRAPCTAEATVAWSNPPLPPGPFRAAAGMGLRLEQMDPVLTQQFVRFVPRGLGFPAPGSPRASGF; from the coding sequence ATGAGCCCTCCTCCCGCGCGCGACACCGTGTTCGTGGTGGACGACTCCCGGACCGCCCGGGAGGTGGTGCGGCTGCACCTGTCGCGGCTGGGCTGCGAGGCGGTGGCGCTGGAGGGCGGCGAGGCGTGCATGGCCGAGCTGGCCCGGCGCGTGCCGTCCCTCATCCTCCTGGACCTGCGCATGGAGCGCATGCAGGGCGACGAGGTGTGCCGGCTGGTGAAGGCCCACCCTGCGGGGCGCAACGTGCCCGTCATCATGTTCACCTCCGGCGGCGAGCCCCACGAGGTGATGCACTGCTGGCGCGCGGGCGCCGACGACTTCCTGCCCAAGCCGGTGGCGCTGGGCGCGCTCGAGGCCAAGCTGGCCGCGGTGCGCCAGTCCCGGGAGCGCGCCCTCGAGCCGCTGGCCCGCGGGCGTAGGGTGCTGCTGGTGGAGGGCGGCCGCTTCCTGCACACCTTCCTGGGCGGCTCGCTGGAGCAGGAGGGCCTCCACGTCCTCTACGCCCGGGACATGGGCGACGCGGCGAACCTCGCGGCCGAGCATGGCGCGCGGCTGGATGGCTTCGTGGTGGATGTGTCGCGCACGCCTCGCGAGGCCCTGGCCCTGGCGACGAAGCTGCGGGACGCGCACCCGCGCAAGCCGCTGGTGCTGCTGTCTCGCGCCGAGGAGTCCCAGGAGGTGCTGTCCCGCGCGCAGGCGCTGGGCGGCGCGCCGCTGTTGGAGAAGCGGCACATGGGCGCGGACGAGCTGCTGGCCCGCGTGCTGGGGCGCCTGCTGCCGGGCCACACGCCGCTGCGCGCCGCCGAGCGCGTCCCCTTCTTCACCGTGGTGGAGTTCTCCCAGCCCACCGGGACGGTGCTGTCGGGCTTCAGCCATGACGCCGGCCCCGGGGCGCTCTTCGTGCGCACGCTCACTCCGGCCCGGGAGGGCACGCGGCTGTCCTTGAAGGTGCTGCTCGCGGGCCAGCGCGCCCCGTGCACCGCCGAGGCGACGGTGGCGTGGTCCAACCCGCCCCTGCCGCCGGGGCCCTTCCGCGCCGCCGCGGGCATGGGGTTGCGGCTGGAGCAGATGGACCCGGTGCTGACGCAGCAGTTCGTCCGTTTCGTGCCGCGGGGTCTCGGTTTTCCGGCCCCGGGTTCGCCTCGCGCCTCAGGTTTCTGA